A genomic window from Vagococcus entomophilus includes:
- the parC gene encoding DNA topoisomerase IV subunit A produces the protein MNQREEIQELTLEDVMGDRFGRYSKYIIQERALPDIRDGLKPVQRRILYAMDKDNNTFDKAFRKSAKSVGNIMGNYHPHGDSSIYEAMVRMSQDWKLREVLIEMHGNNGSMDGDPPAAMRYTEARLSKLSGELLQDIEKETVDLVWNFDDTEKEPTVLPAKYPNLLVNGSTGISAGYATEIPTHNLGEVIEGTIYLIDHPNATLEKLMEFVPGPDFPTGGIIQGKKELKQAYETGRGKIIVRSQTKIEKIKGGKEQIVINEIPYEVNKANMVKKMDEIRINKKIDGIAEVRDESDRTGLQVVVELKKEANAQGILNYLFKNTDLQINYNFNMVAIDHQRPEQVGLKRFLQAYIEHRKDVLTRRSQFELTKAKKRQHIVEGLIKALSILDKVIATIRASKDKKDAKHNLMKAYQFTEEQAEAIVSLQLYRLTNTDITALEKEAEELRQQVEYLLLILNNDSELFKLMKKELREVKKNFETPRMTKIQEQIEELKIETEILVAQEDVILSVTKEGYIKRSSLRSYAASTPEELGMKEGDIVLYTGQLNTLDHLLLFTSHGNVIYRPIHELPDLRWKDVGEHISQTISGLSMDETILAVYPYKKMDQDKQFVLITKEGMIKQTKMTEFEPWRTYKSRATSCIKLKSDSDCLVDIELVASEEALDVFLVSHRGFGLRYPLKEVPVVGAKAAGVKSMNLKEGDFIVNGLTVLHEGDTPVTIITQRGASKRMLAQELTALGRAKRGLMVLRELKNNPHRIIYMNQSDKFEALNVYTDKEKEFTVIEKSIPIGERTSNGSFFLDEKVDGKVRSVSPSFLKKTEND, from the coding sequence ATGAATCAACGAGAAGAAATTCAAGAACTAACACTTGAAGATGTGATGGGTGATCGTTTTGGTCGCTATTCCAAGTACATCATTCAAGAAAGAGCATTACCAGATATTCGTGACGGTTTAAAGCCTGTGCAACGAAGAATTCTCTATGCGATGGATAAAGACAACAACACTTTTGATAAAGCTTTCCGTAAATCAGCAAAGTCTGTCGGAAATATCATGGGGAATTATCATCCTCATGGTGATAGCAGTATTTATGAAGCCATGGTTCGCATGAGTCAGGATTGGAAACTACGCGAGGTCTTGATTGAAATGCACGGGAATAATGGGAGTATGGACGGAGATCCACCTGCTGCCATGCGTTATACCGAAGCTCGTCTATCAAAGTTAAGTGGTGAATTGTTACAAGACATTGAAAAAGAGACGGTTGATTTAGTTTGGAATTTTGATGATACTGAAAAAGAACCCACTGTATTACCTGCAAAATATCCGAATCTCTTAGTGAATGGTTCAACTGGTATTTCAGCAGGATATGCGACTGAAATTCCAACACATAACTTGGGTGAGGTGATTGAAGGGACTATTTATTTAATTGATCATCCCAATGCAACGCTTGAAAAGTTGATGGAGTTTGTACCTGGACCTGATTTTCCAACTGGTGGGATTATTCAAGGGAAAAAAGAACTAAAGCAAGCGTATGAAACAGGTCGTGGAAAAATCATCGTTCGTTCTCAAACCAAGATTGAAAAAATCAAGGGTGGAAAAGAGCAAATTGTGATTAATGAAATTCCTTATGAAGTCAATAAGGCGAATATGGTCAAAAAAATGGATGAAATTCGCATAAATAAAAAAATTGATGGTATCGCAGAGGTCCGTGATGAAAGCGATCGAACAGGCCTTCAAGTAGTAGTAGAGTTAAAAAAAGAGGCCAATGCACAAGGAATCCTGAATTATCTATTTAAAAATACAGATTTACAGATCAATTATAATTTTAATATGGTAGCGATTGATCACCAACGTCCTGAACAAGTCGGATTAAAACGTTTTTTACAAGCTTATATTGAGCATCGTAAAGATGTTTTGACGCGAAGAAGCCAATTTGAACTGACAAAAGCCAAAAAAAGGCAACATATAGTGGAAGGCTTAATCAAAGCACTCTCTATTCTGGATAAAGTAATCGCCACAATCCGTGCAAGTAAAGATAAAAAAGATGCCAAGCATAATCTAATGAAAGCTTACCAATTTACAGAGGAACAAGCTGAGGCAATCGTCTCTTTACAATTGTATAGATTGACGAATACGGATATTACGGCCCTTGAAAAAGAAGCAGAAGAGTTGCGTCAGCAAGTCGAGTACTTGTTGTTGATTTTAAATAATGACAGTGAACTATTCAAATTGATGAAAAAAGAATTGCGTGAGGTTAAGAAAAACTTTGAAACTCCTCGGATGACTAAAATTCAAGAACAGATTGAAGAGCTAAAGATTGAAACAGAAATTCTTGTGGCACAAGAAGATGTCATTCTTTCTGTGACCAAGGAAGGCTACATCAAGCGGAGTAGTCTACGTTCTTATGCTGCCTCTACACCTGAAGAGCTGGGAATGAAAGAAGGGGATATTGTTCTTTATACAGGACAATTGAACACTTTGGATCATCTGCTTTTATTTACAAGTCACGGGAATGTCATTTATCGTCCAATCCATGAGCTACCAGATTTACGCTGGAAAGATGTTGGAGAGCATATTTCTCAAACGATTTCAGGACTGTCAATGGATGAAACTATTTTAGCAGTTTATCCTTACAAAAAGATGGATCAAGACAAACAATTTGTTTTAATCACTAAAGAAGGCATGATCAAGCAAACGAAAATGACGGAATTTGAGCCGTGGAGAACTTATAAAAGTCGTGCAACTAGTTGTATCAAACTCAAATCTGACTCAGATTGTTTAGTCGATATTGAGTTGGTAGCATCTGAGGAGGCACTGGATGTATTCTTGGTGAGCCATAGAGGCTTTGGATTACGTTACCCACTGAAAGAGGTGCCGGTTGTCGGAGCGAAAGCGGCGGGAGTTAAGTCCATGAATCTTAAAGAGGGCGATTTTATCGTAAACGGGTTGACAGTTTTACATGAAGGAGATACTCCGGTTACGATCATTACACAACGAGGTGCAAGCAAGCGCATGTTAGCTCAAGAATTAACCGCTCTTGGACGTGCCAAACGTGGACTAATGGTCCTTAGAGAATTGAAGAACAATCCACATCGGATTATTTATATGAACCAATCAGATAAATTTGAAGCGTTAAATGTGTATACGGATAAAGAAAAAGAATTTACAGTGATTGAAAAATCCATTCCAATTGGTGAACGAACATCCAATGGTTCTTTCTTCTTAGATGAAAAGGTAGACGGAAAAGTTCGCTCAGTTAGCCCTAGCTTTTTGAAAAAAACTGAGAATGACTGA
- the pflB gene encoding formate C-acetyltransferase: MEQWAGFKGTKWQQGVDTRDFIQNNYTEYTGDDQFLEKPTEATEKLWDELQKLNDVQFERNGVYDMDTEIVSTVTSHDAGYLDQDLEQIVGLQTDKPLKQAFMPFGGIKMANNALTSNGYMPNEELTNIFTDWRKTHNQGVFDAYTAEMRAARKNKIITGLPDAYGRGRIIGDYRRIALYGIDYLMEQKKKDHDMTGYHTMSEEVIRLREEITDQYRALAQMKEMAAKYGYDISKPAANAKEAVQWLYFGYLAAIKSQNGAAMSIGRISAFLDIYIQRDLDNGVITEKEAQELIDHLVMKLRMVKFARTPDYNQLFSGFPIWATLSIAGMGLDGRSLVTKNDFRMLHTLTNMGPSPEPNLTVLYSERLPEGFRTYASKIAIQSSSIQFENDNLLREQWGSDDCAIACCVSATVIGKDMQFFGARANLAKAVLYAINGGVDEMTGAQVAPAFRPIDSEVLDYNEVLDKYKNIMDWLAELYVNTLNVIHYMHDKYSYEAAQLALMDTDLKRTFATGIAGISHAADSLAAIKYAQVKPIRNEQGVAVDFEVEGEFPKYGNDDNRADEIAEWILEYFMTQIKRHKTYRDSTPTTSLLTITSNVVYGKNTGNTPDGREAGKPLAPGANPSYNAEQNGLLSSLNSTAKLNYAFARDGISNTQTINPTGLGKDDQTRINNLRNVMDGYFLKGAYHLNVNVFSNDLLRDAMENPMKYPNLTIRVSGYAVKFRDLTREQQLDVLMRTSHDRM, translated from the coding sequence ATGGAACAATGGGCAGGATTTAAAGGGACTAAGTGGCAACAAGGCGTAGATACTCGTGATTTTATTCAAAATAACTACACGGAGTATACAGGTGATGATCAATTTTTAGAAAAACCAACAGAAGCGACAGAAAAACTATGGGACGAATTACAAAAATTAAATGATGTTCAGTTTGAAAGAAATGGTGTCTATGATATGGATACTGAAATTGTTTCAACGGTCACATCTCATGATGCTGGATATTTGGATCAAGACTTAGAGCAAATCGTTGGTCTTCAAACAGACAAACCATTGAAACAAGCATTTATGCCTTTTGGTGGAATTAAAATGGCAAACAATGCCCTGACCAGTAATGGCTACATGCCAAATGAAGAACTGACAAATATTTTTACAGACTGGAGAAAAACGCATAATCAGGGAGTTTTCGATGCGTATACAGCTGAAATGCGAGCAGCACGTAAAAACAAAATTATTACTGGATTACCAGATGCTTATGGTCGAGGTCGGATTATTGGAGATTATCGTCGTATCGCTCTTTACGGAATTGATTATTTGATGGAGCAAAAGAAAAAAGATCATGATATGACAGGCTATCACACAATGAGTGAAGAAGTGATTCGTCTACGTGAAGAAATTACGGATCAATATCGTGCGCTTGCTCAAATGAAAGAAATGGCCGCAAAATATGGTTATGATATTTCCAAACCAGCTGCGAATGCAAAGGAAGCAGTTCAGTGGTTATACTTTGGTTATTTAGCAGCCATTAAATCTCAAAATGGTGCAGCAATGTCTATTGGTCGTATCTCTGCATTCCTTGATATTTATATTCAACGTGATCTAGATAATGGCGTAATTACCGAAAAAGAAGCGCAAGAGTTGATTGATCACCTAGTAATGAAGTTACGCATGGTGAAGTTTGCTCGTACACCAGACTATAATCAATTATTCTCTGGATTTCCAATTTGGGCGACGTTATCTATTGCAGGTATGGGCTTAGATGGACGTTCACTTGTAACAAAAAATGATTTCCGTATGTTGCACACTCTTACAAACATGGGCCCTTCCCCAGAGCCAAACTTGACTGTGTTGTATTCAGAACGTCTACCAGAGGGTTTTCGTACGTATGCTTCAAAAATTGCGATTCAAAGTTCTTCCATTCAATTTGAAAATGACAATTTATTACGCGAACAATGGGGATCAGATGATTGTGCAATTGCTTGTTGTGTATCTGCAACTGTTATTGGAAAAGATATGCAATTCTTTGGTGCACGTGCCAATTTAGCTAAAGCAGTGCTTTATGCAATCAACGGGGGGGTTGATGAAATGACAGGTGCCCAAGTTGCGCCAGCATTTAGACCGATTGATTCTGAGGTATTGGATTACAATGAAGTATTAGATAAGTACAAAAATATTATGGACTGGTTAGCAGAGCTATATGTTAATACACTAAATGTCATTCACTACATGCATGACAAGTACTCTTACGAAGCGGCCCAACTTGCTTTGATGGATACAGATTTAAAACGGACATTCGCAACGGGAATTGCAGGTATTTCTCATGCAGCGGATAGTCTTGCAGCAATCAAATATGCTCAAGTTAAACCAATTAGAAATGAACAAGGCGTAGCAGTTGATTTTGAAGTGGAAGGAGAGTTCCCTAAATACGGAAATGATGACAACCGTGCAGACGAAATTGCAGAGTGGATTTTAGAGTATTTTATGACTCAAATCAAACGCCACAAAACTTATCGTGATTCAACTCCAACTACATCACTTTTGACGATTACCTCAAATGTTGTATATGGGAAGAATACAGGGAATACACCGGATGGACGTGAAGCTGGTAAGCCTTTAGCACCAGGTGCTAATCCAAGCTACAATGCAGAACAAAATGGACTTCTTTCTAGTTTGAATTCTACGGCTAAATTGAATTATGCTTTTGCTCGCGATGGAATTTCTAATACCCAAACAATTAACCCAACTGGATTAGGCAAAGATGATCAAACAAGAATCAACAACTTAAGAAATGTGATGGATGGATACTTTTTAAAAGGCGCGTATCATTTGAACGTGAATGTATTTAGTAATGATTTGCTAAGAGACGCTATGGAAAATCCAATGAAGTATCCAAACCTTACGATTCGAGTATCTGGATATGCGGTTAAATTCCGTGATTTGACGCGTGAACAACAGCTTGATGTTTTAATGCGTACGTCACACGACAGAATGTAA
- the pflA gene encoding pyruvate formate-lyase-activating protein, translating into MSSKKIIGHIHSTESFGSVDGPGVRFVIFTQGCRMRCEFCHNPDTWKIGTGQEYTADELLDKAERFREYWGKNGGITVSGGEPLLQLDFLIELFKKAKERNIHTTLDTCGKPFTTEEPFFSKFNELMKNTDLLLFDIKHIDDAKHRELTQHGNQNILEMATYLSRIQKPVWIRHVLVPERSDYDAYLERLNTFVETLENVDKVEVLPYHKMGIFKWQDLGLSYPLEGIEPPTNERVENAKKILQTEKYKKYLTR; encoded by the coding sequence ATGAGTAGTAAAAAAATTATCGGACATATTCATTCTACAGAAAGTTTTGGGTCGGTAGATGGTCCGGGCGTCCGGTTTGTTATTTTTACCCAAGGTTGCCGAATGCGGTGCGAGTTTTGTCACAATCCTGATACTTGGAAAATTGGCACGGGACAAGAATATACAGCAGATGAACTACTTGATAAAGCAGAAAGATTCCGTGAATACTGGGGGAAAAATGGTGGGATAACCGTTAGCGGTGGAGAACCATTGTTACAGTTAGACTTTTTAATTGAGTTGTTTAAAAAGGCAAAGGAAAGAAATATCCATACCACACTTGACACTTGTGGAAAGCCTTTTACCACAGAAGAACCTTTTTTCTCAAAGTTTAATGAATTAATGAAAAATACGGATTTACTTTTGTTTGATATTAAGCATATTGATGATGCCAAACACAGAGAACTAACACAACATGGCAATCAAAATATCTTGGAGATGGCAACTTATCTCTCAAGAATTCAAAAGCCTGTCTGGATTAGGCATGTTTTAGTACCAGAGCGCAGTGACTATGATGCGTATCTTGAGCGACTAAATACATTTGTTGAGACATTGGAGAATGTCGATAAGGTAGAAGTTTTACCTTACCACAAGATGGGGATTTTTAAGTGGCAAGATTTGGGACTTAGCTATCCTTTGGAAGGAATTGAACCACCTACCAACGAACGTGTAGAGAATGCAAAGAAAATTTTACAAACAGAAAAGTATAAAAAGTATTTGACCAGATAA
- the liaX gene encoding daptomycin-sensing surface protein LiaX → MEERQRILELVKKGILSTEEALVLLENSATDKNKKQLQKAEEIVSEKQQIEDKKQTTFSEDFSEIEERQRKQDEERLEKILEDLANSANHLSAELDEINAKIEEGAQKIKDQKEQLSIYDTMESLETLDAESQLKQKQLISEIQKQEKEQNEFMSEKKRLEQELQELKKKEKEEKKAQGASWSDRFDIPDDWKENASDTMNQFGGKIEEASLQLGKMFKQTFKNVAEKVSDNVDWKDVNLKVPGMHSTKFDHSFVYEDAKASIIDVKIANGKIDFRSSEDETIKMDVAIKLYGKMDEATPLEAFLARSVVEVDDEKILFHVPNKRVVANVVFYLPNRIYDHVAIKTLNGDSIFQNIQAKDIYVKSTNGNLRFEHTDATMIEVDSVNGNVVVTDGSIIDFLGETVNGNYHLKSDIQNLKLSLVNGTTKITPVTTENTFKNIQVQTTNGTIKLAVPRAASLEGVAKASIGSVKSRLEEVETIREKNEKFSKLLEFRRIMDTQPTHIQLNTTTGSIYLKDTEE, encoded by the coding sequence ATGGAAGAAAGACAACGAATTTTAGAACTCGTAAAAAAAGGCATCCTTTCTACGGAAGAAGCTTTAGTATTACTAGAAAATAGTGCGACTGATAAAAATAAAAAGCAATTGCAAAAAGCTGAGGAAATTGTCTCAGAAAAACAACAAATAGAAGACAAGAAACAAACAACTTTTTCTGAAGATTTTTCAGAAATAGAAGAAAGACAACGCAAACAAGATGAAGAACGCTTAGAAAAAATCTTGGAAGACCTTGCCAATTCTGCCAACCATTTATCTGCAGAATTAGATGAAATCAATGCCAAGATTGAAGAAGGGGCGCAAAAGATTAAAGACCAAAAAGAACAATTGAGTATTTATGACACAATGGAATCTCTAGAAACGCTGGATGCAGAAAGCCAACTCAAACAAAAGCAACTAATCAGTGAAATTCAAAAGCAAGAAAAAGAACAAAATGAGTTTATGTCCGAGAAAAAGCGTTTGGAACAAGAACTACAAGAATTAAAGAAAAAAGAAAAAGAAGAAAAGAAAGCACAAGGTGCTTCTTGGTCTGATCGTTTTGATATACCAGATGACTGGAAAGAAAATGCTTCTGATACCATGAATCAGTTTGGTGGAAAAATTGAAGAAGCTAGTTTGCAATTAGGAAAAATGTTCAAACAAACATTTAAGAACGTTGCTGAAAAAGTTAGTGATAATGTAGATTGGAAAGATGTCAATCTCAAAGTACCAGGAATGCACTCAACAAAATTTGATCATAGTTTTGTATATGAAGATGCTAAAGCGAGCATCATTGATGTGAAAATTGCAAACGGAAAGATTGATTTTCGCTCTTCAGAAGACGAAACGATTAAGATGGATGTTGCAATTAAACTTTATGGAAAAATGGATGAAGCGACACCACTTGAAGCGTTTCTCGCGCGTAGTGTAGTGGAAGTTGATGATGAAAAAATTCTTTTCCATGTCCCCAATAAACGAGTAGTTGCCAATGTTGTTTTTTATTTACCAAATAGAATTTATGATCATGTAGCCATTAAAACACTAAATGGAGATAGTATTTTCCAAAATATCCAAGCAAAAGATATCTATGTGAAAAGTACGAATGGCAATCTTCGCTTTGAACATACAGATGCTACGATGATTGAAGTGGATAGTGTCAATGGTAACGTTGTGGTAACGGATGGCTCGATTATTGATTTTCTTGGGGAAACGGTAAACGGAAACTACCATTTGAAATCCGATATTCAAAATTTGAAGCTTTCTTTAGTCAATGGCACAACCAAAATCACTCCAGTAACAACGGAAAATACGTTCAAAAATATTCAAGTTCAAACAACAAATGGAACCATTAAATTAGCAGTTCCACGGGCAGCTTCATTAGAAGGTGTTGCAAAAGCAAGCATCGGCTCGGTAAAAAGTCGCTTGGAAGAAGTAGAAACAATTCGTGAAAAAAACGAAAAATTTAGTAAGTTGTTAGAGTTCAGAAGGATTATGGATACACAACCTACTCATATTCAATTAAATACAACAACAGGAAGTATTTACTTGAAAGATACTGAAGAATAA
- a CDS encoding PspC domain-containing protein, translated as MKKRLTKSNSNIVVSGVLGGIAEYIGIDATILRVIYVILSMCSFGFPGMTIYIILMFIMPANRSNRSNHFFDEQPRYDNHYSSSNQKKRKEAEKLKDEDDWSDF; from the coding sequence ATGAAAAAACGTTTAACAAAATCAAATTCAAATATTGTTGTTTCTGGCGTTTTGGGTGGAATTGCAGAGTATATTGGAATTGATGCTACAATTTTGCGAGTGATTTATGTTATACTCTCAATGTGTAGTTTCGGCTTTCCAGGTATGACTATCTATATTATTTTAATGTTTATCATGCCAGCAAATCGATCAAATCGATCAAATCATTTTTTTGATGAACAACCTAGATACGATAATCACTACTCTAGCTCGAATCAAAAGAAAAGAAAAGAAGCTGAGAAACTTAAAGATGAGGATGATTGGAGTGACTTTTAG
- a CDS encoding phage holin family protein: MSYFKRLVVNTLTFISLAVVLPNDMFYVSSFFSAILASFVLSILNMFVGPILHILSFPITLITFGLFSFVINAIILELTSYFVGSYSFGFSGFGSALLVALIMSFVNTVVRDHELSKIT, translated from the coding sequence GTGTCATACTTTAAGCGATTAGTCGTTAATACCTTAACATTTATTTCGCTTGCGGTAGTGTTACCAAATGACATGTTTTATGTAAGCAGCTTTTTTTCTGCTATATTAGCTAGTTTTGTTTTATCCATTTTAAATATGTTTGTAGGTCCCATTTTACACATATTATCTTTTCCAATTACGCTGATCACTTTTGGCTTGTTTAGCTTTGTGATCAATGCCATCATATTGGAGCTTACTTCCTATTTTGTAGGAAGTTATAGCTTTGGTTTTTCTGGATTTGGCTCTGCCTTGCTTGTAGCACTAATTATGTCTTTTGTTAATACAGTAGTTCGTGATCATGAACTAAGTAAAATTACTTAA
- the hprK gene encoding HPr(Ser) kinase/phosphatase, whose product MTESVLVEELVNELRLEVLSGLDYLDRIIVTSDVSRPGLELTGYFNYYSHDRIQLLGRKEITFAQQMTEDERRMVMKRLCTKDMPVFVIARELEAPKELLEAANAAQIPVLRSVLSTSRISSLITNYLEAKLAERLSIHGVFVDVYGLGVLIQGDSGIGKSETGLELIKKGHRLIADDRVDVFREDENTLIGEAPRILEHVMEIRGIGIIDVMNLFGASAVRKRAQVQLVVYLENWNKETNFDRLGGSPEMVRMANVDVPKITIPVKTGRNVAIIIEVAAMNFRAKTMGYDATKNFEEKLRNLIEDNSDTK is encoded by the coding sequence ATGACAGAATCTGTTTTAGTAGAAGAATTAGTAAATGAATTACGCTTGGAAGTCCTTTCTGGGCTAGATTATCTAGATCGAATTATCGTAACAAGTGATGTGTCAAGACCGGGTTTAGAGTTAACAGGATATTTTAATTATTATTCGCACGATCGTATTCAACTTTTGGGACGCAAAGAAATTACATTTGCACAACAGATGACCGAAGATGAAAGACGAATGGTGATGAAACGTCTTTGTACGAAAGATATGCCTGTATTTGTCATTGCACGTGAATTGGAGGCGCCAAAAGAGTTACTAGAAGCCGCAAATGCTGCTCAAATCCCAGTATTACGTTCGGTTCTTTCGACTTCAAGAATTTCCAGTTTGATTACCAATTATTTAGAAGCAAAACTAGCTGAAAGATTATCTATACACGGAGTTTTTGTCGATGTTTATGGCTTGGGGGTTTTGATACAAGGGGATAGCGGTATTGGGAAGAGTGAAACGGGGCTTGAACTTATCAAAAAGGGCCATCGTTTGATTGCAGACGACCGAGTAGATGTTTTCCGCGAAGATGAGAATACATTGATTGGTGAAGCGCCAAGAATTTTAGAGCATGTGATGGAAATTAGAGGGATTGGAATTATTGATGTGATGAATTTATTTGGTGCGAGTGCAGTACGTAAGAGAGCACAAGTACAACTTGTAGTTTATCTAGAAAACTGGAATAAAGAGACAAATTTTGATCGCTTAGGTGGCTCTCCAGAAATGGTTCGAATGGCCAATGTCGATGTGCCAAAAATTACGATTCCAGTCAAGACAGGTCGTAACGTCGCAATCATTATTGAAGTGGCAGCGATGAATTTTCGAGCGAAAACTATGGGCTATGATGCAACAAAAAATTTTGAAGAAAAACTTCGAAACCTAATTGAAGACAATTCTGACACGAAATGA
- the lgt gene encoding prolipoprotein diacylglyceryl transferase, whose product MLAQINPIAFKVFGLPIHWYALCIVSGIIVAVVLASNEAKKVGLSEDDIVDFIFWALPISIVGARAYYVAFEWSYYKNNLSEIFKIWNGGIAIYGGLIAGAIVLVFFTRSRFISTWKFLDVAAPSVIIAQAMGRWGNFANHEAYGPDTTRAFLQSLHLPKFIIDNMYIGGVYRQPTFFYESIWNVIGFIFIIVLRKKLSLKEGEIALTYVLWYSFGRFFIEGLRTDSLMVFDLIRVSQFLSIVLFVGALILLIIRRNDARIKLYQRKV is encoded by the coding sequence ATGCTAGCACAGATTAATCCCATTGCCTTTAAGGTTTTTGGGCTGCCCATACATTGGTATGCTCTTTGTATTGTTTCAGGAATTATCGTTGCAGTTGTCCTTGCATCGAATGAAGCGAAAAAAGTTGGGCTATCAGAAGATGACATTGTTGATTTTATTTTTTGGGCACTACCCATTTCGATTGTCGGAGCCCGTGCCTATTATGTAGCTTTTGAATGGTCTTATTATAAAAATAATTTAAGTGAAATTTTCAAGATTTGGAATGGGGGGATTGCGATATATGGTGGTCTCATAGCAGGAGCGATTGTTTTAGTTTTCTTTACAAGATCTCGCTTTATTTCTACTTGGAAATTTTTGGATGTTGCAGCACCCAGTGTGATTATTGCACAGGCAATGGGGAGATGGGGCAACTTTGCCAATCATGAAGCTTACGGACCTGATACAACGCGTGCTTTTTTACAATCGTTGCATTTACCTAAATTTATCATAGACAATATGTATATAGGGGGCGTCTATAGACAACCTACTTTTTTTTATGAAAGTATCTGGAACGTTATTGGCTTTATTTTTATCATTGTCCTAAGAAAAAAACTTTCTTTAAAAGAAGGCGAGATTGCGTTAACCTATGTGCTCTGGTACTCTTTTGGTCGCTTCTTCATAGAAGGGCTGAGAACAGATAGTCTCATGGTCTTTGATTTGATTCGAGTGTCACAGTTTCTTTCGATTGTTTTATTTGTAGGAGCACTGATCCTATTGATAATTCGTAGGAACGATGCACGTATAAAGTTGTACCAAAGAAAGGTGTAG
- the ppaX gene encoding pyrophosphatase PpaX, with protein MKNVETILFDFDGTLANTNQLIASSHEHVLNRYFPGQYDKETILSFNGPSLKEVYESVDPKRAEFLISEYRSYNERHHDEKIKAFDGVVETLNSFKENGLKLGIVSTKAQPLLNKGLKLLNIIHFFDIIISGSDCILPKPDPEGIQKAMCRLQAKKETTIMVGDNYHDIEAAHRANIAGVFVTWSEKSEDVAKNWQADYTISSMYDLQERIFNKIDTRGDLIE; from the coding sequence ATGAAAAATGTGGAAACTATTTTGTTTGATTTTGATGGGACACTTGCCAACACTAATCAGTTGATTGCCAGCTCACATGAACATGTACTGAATCGGTATTTCCCAGGGCAGTATGACAAAGAAACTATCTTATCTTTTAATGGTCCTTCGCTAAAGGAAGTCTATGAATCAGTCGATCCTAAGCGCGCTGAATTTTTGATTTCCGAATATAGATCTTATAACGAACGACACCATGATGAGAAAATTAAAGCGTTTGACGGTGTCGTTGAAACCTTGAATTCATTTAAAGAAAACGGGCTAAAACTTGGAATCGTGTCTACTAAAGCACAACCACTTTTAAATAAAGGATTAAAACTATTAAATATTATTCATTTTTTTGATATAATTATAAGCGGTAGTGATTGTATCTTGCCAAAGCCAGACCCTGAAGGAATACAAAAAGCGATGTGTAGACTTCAAGCAAAAAAAGAGACAACCATCATGGTTGGAGATAATTATCACGATATAGAAGCTGCTCATAGAGCAAATATAGCAGGGGTTTTTGTAACATGGTCTGAAAAAAGCGAGGATGTTGCAAAAAATTGGCAAGCAGATTATACCATTAGTAGTATGTATGACTTGCAAGAACGAATCTTTAATAAGATAGATACCAGAGGAGATTTAATAGAATGA